From the genome of Primulina eburnea isolate SZY01 chromosome 12, ASM2296580v1, whole genome shotgun sequence, one region includes:
- the LOC140807443 gene encoding uncharacterized protein, with protein sequence MRPWRIQPWRYPRSRNLAYISHSSAVCEANVSSQSENQLSAVNDDFCRGPISVTNETYWTRRIHKLCTVCRDVDAALHLLHLLSLRGCRPNSLNISSILHALCDANRFDEAHHRFAHFVYSHCSPDERTCNVLIARLLDGREPFWTLRVMNALAAEKPEFVPSLVNYNRLVDSFCKIGRLEVAHLILYHTIDRGHCLNVVSFTTLLDGYCGIGDVRSAEKLFDEMSEYGVKQNALSYCALFRGVLRKREFDYGNRWMGMIWEAMKREEAMQVNNAAFCSLVDSLCREGLFHELFKIAEDMPQGKNVLEEFAYGQMIYAMCTFERYNGAARIVYMMRKKGYIPTFVSYNSIIHGLCNDGDCLRAFQLLEEGMELGYIPSEFTYTVLVEGLCRELDLSKAKKVLDVMLSHETVEQNRIRIYNIYLRALCHINNPTELLNVLVMMLQSQCTPDVITLNTLIKAFCKMGRISEALQVFGDMTTGKFCAPDGVTFTTLIYELLNVGKVEEAVDFLQKAMNENHFSPGVVTYNAMLRGLFKLGRVSEAMEVFDSMVHCRVAADCITYTIIIDGLCEFFRIDEAKKFWENIVWPSGVHDNFVYASILKGLCRSEKYNEARDLLYELADCGVALNTVNYNIVVDYACRLGLKREAYQIVGEMKNNGLAPDAVTWRILDKLHENS encoded by the coding sequence ATGCGCCCATGGAGAATCCAACCATGGCGCTACCCCAGATCAAGAAATCTCGCCTACATTTCACATTCCTCCGCCGTTTGTGAAGCCAATGTTTCTTCTCAGTCGGAAAATCAGTTGTCAGCAGTAAACGACGACTTCTGCAGGGGACCCATCAGCGTAACCAACGAAACCTACTGGACGCGACGCATTCACAAGTTGTGCACCGTATGCCGGGACGTTGACGCCGCTCTCCACCTCCTCCATCTCCTCAGCCTCCGCGGATGCCGTCCCAACTCACTTAACATCAGCAGCATTCTTCACGCCCTCTGCGATGCCAATCGCTTCGACGAAGCTCATCATCGATTCGCTCACTTCGTTTACTCACATTGCTCGCCTGACGAACGCACCTGCAACGTTCTTATAGCGAGGTTGCTTGATGGGCGTGAACCTTTTTGGACGTTGCGCGTGATGAATGCGTTGGCTGCGGAGAAGCCCGAGTTTGTGCCTTCTTTGGTAAATTATAATCGTTTGGTTGATAGTTTCTGTAAGATAGGGAGATTGGAAGTAGCCCATTTGATCTTGTATCATACGATAGACCGAGGACACTGTCTGAATGTTGTTTCATTCACAACTTTGCTCGATGGGTACTGTGGAATTGGTGACGTGAGGTCTGCTGAAAAGTTGTTTGATGAAATGTCTGAGTATGGAGTGAAGCAAAATGCTCTCAGTTATTGTGCTTTGTTCCGTGGGGTGTTGAGGAAAAGGGAGTTTGATTACGGGAACAGATGGATGGGAATGATTTGGGAGGCCATGAAAAGAGAGGAAGCTATGCAAGTTAATAACGCTGCGTTTTGTAGCTTGGTTGATTCTTTGTGTAGAGAAGGATTGTTCCATGAATTATTCAAAATTGCTGAAGATATGCCTCAAGGAAAGAATGTTCTTGAAGAATTTGCTTACGGACAAATGATTTATGCTATGTGTACGTTTGAGAGATACAACGGTGCAGCGAGGATTGTGTATATGATGAGAAAGAAAGGGTATATCCCTACCTTTGTGTCTTACAATTCCATCATACATGGTCTATGTAATGACGGCGATTGCTTGAGGGCGTTTCAGTTGTTAGAAGAAGGAATGGAGCTTGGATATATTCCCTCAGAGTTCACCTATACAGTCTTGGTTGAGGGTCTTTGTCGTGAGCTAGACCTTTCTAAAGCGAAGAAAGTTCTAGATGTAATGTTGAGTCACGAAACCGTGGAACAAAATAGGATTAGgatatacaatatatatttgAGGGCCCTTTGTCATATCAATAACCCCACAGAACTTTTAAATGTACTTGTTATGATGCTTCAATCTCAATGCACTCCAGACGTCATTACCCTCAATACTCTTATAAAGGCATTTTGCAAAATGGGGAGAATTTCAGAGGCCTTGCAGGTGTTTGGTGATATGACGACAGGGAAATTTTGTGCTCCTGATGGGGTAACATTCACTACTCTTATATATGAACTCTTGAATGTGGGAAAAGTTGAGGAAGCTGTTGACTTCTTGCAAAAGGCTATGAATGAGAATCATTTTTCCCCTGGTGTTGTGACTTATAATGCTATGCTTCGTGGATTGTTTAAATTAGGCCGAGTAAGTGAAGCCATGGAAGTTTTTGATAGTATGGTCCATTGCAGGGTGGCAGCTGATTGTATTACTTACACTATTATAATCGATGGGCTATGTGAATTTTTTCGGATAGATGAAGCCAAAAAGTTTTGGGAGAACATTGTTTGGCCCTCGGGAGTTCACGACAATTTTGTTTATGCTTCCATACTTAAAGGCCTTTGCCGCTCTGAAAAATATAACGAGGCCCGTGATTTATTGTATGAATTGGCTGATTGTGGGGTTGCTCTCAACACTGTAAATTACAACATCGTAGTTGACTATGCGTGTAGGTTGGGTTTGAAGCGAGAAGCTTATCAGATTGTTGGTGAAATGAAAAACAATGGATTAGCACCGGATGCTGTAACATGGAGAATATTGGATAAATTGCATGAGAATTCGTAA